One Pyrus communis chromosome 13, drPyrComm1.1, whole genome shotgun sequence genomic window carries:
- the LOC137712301 gene encoding subtilisin-like protease SBT3.10, with protein sequence MTYVLCEITRVFISLIHTLMDSDTRRNRMCGQKNYSLVVLALCLLQHYLHVSVTFVNATSEVHIVYLGEKKYDDPALTKKFHHKMLTTLLGSKEDAYRSIIYSYNYGFSGFAARLTQSQAEEIAEFPEVVQVIPNRVHKLHTTRSWDFIGIHKYSSDNLLTKSMGKGTIIGVIDSGVWPESESFNDDAMGPIPSHWKGICQQGEFFNSTNCNKKIIGARWFRKGAKNQFQNLNKTNNVDFLSPRDGIGHGTHTASTAAGYFVKNANYRGLASGLARGGAPLAHLAIYKACWAFEGCTDADLLKAFDKAIHDGVDIISLSVGNEIPLFSYVDQRDSIAIGSFHAMTKGITVVCSAGNDGPISQTIVNTAPWLITVAATTIDRAFPTAITLGNNQTLWGQSIDVGKYNPEFASITYSERIAIDPTDDSAKDCQPGSLNATLASGKIVLCFSKSDQQDIESAATTVKDVGGVGLIFAQFRDDGLSSCDIPCISVDYEVGTQILSYIRRARHSIAKLSDPKTTVGKWVSPRVASFSARGPSSMTPEVLKPDIAAPGVDIIAAFRPLDTEHRSGYALLSGTSMACPHVAGIAALIKSAHPNWSPAAIKSALVTTASQTGTDGTSISAEGLTRKEADPFDMGGGHVDPNKAIDPGLIFDTSTKDYIQFLCSLGYTNASITRLTKNTINCLTKGHGMNFNLPSITIPNLKRATTVSRTVTNVGQINSKYTVLVQAPSGIKMTVEPQSLSFNITSQILSFKVTFFSTERVNGGYKFGSLTWTDGEHIVRSPVAIRVIGFESYVYV encoded by the exons TTCAACACTATCTCCATGTCTCCGTAACATTTGTTAATGCCACAAGCGAA GTGCACATTGTATATCTGGGAGAGAAGAAATATGATGATCCTGCATTGACAAAAAAGTTCCATCATAAAATGCTAACCACCTTGCTTGGGAG CAAAGAAGATGCATATAGATCGATTATATACAGCTACAACTACGGATTTTCCGGCTTTGCTGCAAGATTAACGCAATCTCAGGCAGAAGAAATAGCAG AGTTTCCTGAAGTTGTCCAAGTGATCCCGAATCGCGTTCACAAGCTCCACACAACCCGAAGTTGGGATTTCATTGGGATTCATAAGTATTCATCGGACAATCTTTTAACAAAGAGCATGGGCAAAGGAACCATCATTGGTGTAATAGATTCAG GTGTTTGGCCTGAATCCGAAAGCTTTAATGATGACGCCATGGGTCCTATCCCATCACATTGGAAAGGCATTTGCCAGCAGGGGGAATTCTTTAACTCCACAAAttgcaacaaaaaaattattggtgCACGATGGTTTAGAAAAGGTGCGAAGAATCAGTTCCAAAATCTCAATAAAACCAACAATGTGGACTTTCTGTCACCGCGGGATGGAATTGGACATGGCACTCATACGGCTTCTACAGCAGCTGGGTATTTTGTGAAGAATGCCAACTACAGAGGACTTGCTTCCGGGCTAGCCAGAGGAGGAGCCCCTCTTGCTCACTTGGCAATTTACAAGGCCTGCTGGGCCTTCGAAGGATGCACCGATGCTGATCTTCTGAAGGCGTTTGACAAGGCCATTCATGATGGAGTAGACATCATCTCTCTTTCTGTGGGCAATGAGATTCCTTTGTTCTCGTACGTTGATCAGCGTGATTCAATCGCAATTGGTTCGTTTCACGCAATGACGAAGGGAATTACAGTAGTTTGCTCAGCAGGAAATGATGGCCCTATCTCTCAAACCATTGTAAACACTGCCCCATGGCTCATCACTGTTGCAGCCACCACAATCGACAGGGCCTTTCCGACAGCCATTACACTCGGAAACAATCAAACTCTCTGG GGTCAATCTATTGATGTTGGAAAATACAACCCTGAATTCGCTAGCATCACATACTCTGAACGCATAGCTATAGACCCGACAGATGATTCAGC CAAGGATTGTCAGCCTGGAAGTCTCAATGCAACATTAGCCTCAGGGAAAATAGTACTTTGTTTCTCAAAATCAGATCAACAGGACATCGAGTCTGCTGCAACCACCGTGAAGGACGTGGGAGGGGTTGGACTTATATTCGCACAGTTTCGTGATGACGGGCTCAGTTCATGCGACATTCCATGCATCAGTGTAGATTATGAAGTAGGGACACAAATACTTTCCTACATCAGAAGAGCAAG GCATTCGATTGCAAAGCTCAGTGATCCGAAAACTACCGTTGGGAAATGGGTCTCTCCGCGAGTTGCATCTTTCTCCGCTAGAGGACCTAGTTCCATGACACCAGAAGTGCTTAAG CCGGACATAGCTGCACCGGGAGTAGACATCATAGCTGCATTTCGCCCACTTGACACTGAACATCGCAGCGGTTATGCGCTGCTATCAGGAACTTCAATGGCGTGCCCTCATGTCGCAGGAATAGCAGCTCTCATTAAATCTGCACATCCAAATTGGTCTCCTGCTGCAATAAAATCAGCTCTAGTCACTACTG CTTCCCAAACTGGAACAGATGGGACAAGTATTTCAGCTGAAGGCTTGACGCGCAAGGAAGCTGACCCTTTCGACATGGGAGGAGGGCATGTTGATCCCAACAAGGCAATTGATCCAGGGCTCATCTTCGATACTAGTACAAAGGATTACATTCAGTTCCTCTGCTCCCTTGGTTACACTAACGCATCGATTACTAGATTAACCAAGAACACAATAAATTGCTTAACGAAAGGTCATGGAATGAACTTCAACCTCCCATCTATCACAATTCCAAACCTCAAAAGGGCGACAACTGTGTCAAGAACCGTGACAAATGTGGGACAAATTAATTCGAAGTATACGGTATTGGTGCAGGCTCCTTCTGGCATAAAAATGACAGTTGAGCCTCAAAGTTTAAGTTTCAATATAACCAGCCAAATTCTTTCCTTCAAAGTTACCTTCTTCTCTACCGAGAGAGTGAATGGAGGTTACAAGTTTGGGAGCCTAACTTGGACAGATGGTGAGCATATTGTCAGAAGTCCAGTAGCGATTCGCGTGATAGGATTCGAATCGTATGTTTATGTATGA